From Musa acuminata AAA Group cultivar baxijiao chromosome BXJ3-8, Cavendish_Baxijiao_AAA, whole genome shotgun sequence, one genomic window encodes:
- the LOC135645728 gene encoding putative pectinesterase 10 encodes MRWLVLFLSVFSSISLRAPVAIAAASIARTIVVDLKGGGDFKSIQQAIDSVPDNNNNWTKIHVAAGVYREKVNVTSTKRYIVLEGDGAQTTSIEWGNYSDFSGHTTDTSATFTSYASNFVAKSITFKNTYNGFANLTPAVAAWILGDKSAFYDCSFIGFQDTLADMLGRHYYKGCYIEGVVDFIFGYGQSIYERCNISTVQSLRKPGYVTAQGRNSTSDNGGFVFKWCTISGPQATYLGRAWKQYSRVIFYQTCMSDIIVPEGWYIWNAKDEGLVTFAESGCTGPGSDLSGRVKWEKQLSDDELKKFIDISYIDEEGWLDAQPPVD; translated from the exons ATGAGGTGGCTCGTCCTCTTCCTTTCCGTCTTCTCCTCCATATCACTACGTGCTCCTGTGGCCATTGCAGCTGCCTCCATCGCGAGAACCATCGTCGTCGACCTCAAGGGCGGTGGCGATTTCAAGAGCATTCAGCAGGCGATCGACTCTGTCcctgacaacaacaacaactggACGAAGATTCATGTCGCTGCTGGCGTGTACAG GGAGAAGGTGAACGTGACAAGCACTAAGAGATACATCGTACTGGAAGGAGATGGAGCTCAGACGACGTCCATCGAGTGGGGTAACTACAGCGACTTCAGTGGCCATACCACTGACACCAGTGCAACCTTCACGTCATATGCCTCCAACTTTGTTGCCAAGAGCATAACCTTCAAG AATACGTACAATGGATTCGCCAATCTGACCCCCGCGGTGGCCGCTTGGATTTTGGGAGATAAGTCTGCCTTCTACGACTGCAGCTTCATTGGGTTTCAAGACACTCTCGCTGATATGCTTGGAAGACACTACTACAAGGGTTGCTACATCGAAGGTGTGGTCGACTTCATCTTCGGATATGGCCAATCTATTTATGAG CGATGCAATATATCAACAGTTCAAAGCCTTCGGAAGCCAGGATATGTGACAGCTCAAGGGCGAAACAGTACCAGTGACAATGGTGGCTTCGTGTTCAAGTGGTGCACCATCTCAGGGCCTCAAGCAACTTACTTGGGGAGGGCATGGAAACAGTACTCGAGGGTGATATTTTACCAGACCTGTATGTCAGACATCATTGTTCCAGAAGGATGGTATATTTGGAATGCTAAAGACGA AGGTCTTGTGACGTTTGCAGAATCGGGATGCACAGGACCAGGATCAGACCTCTCAGGTAGAGTGAAGTGGGAGAAGCAGCTGAGTGATGATGAGCTGAAGAAGTTCATTGACATTTCATATATTGATGAGGAAGGATGGCTCGATGCACAGCCTCCAGTTGATTAG